One part of the Pecten maximus chromosome 9, xPecMax1.1, whole genome shotgun sequence genome encodes these proteins:
- the LOC117333927 gene encoding mucin-2-like gives MASNTHPTSTLTLTSTTHPTLNTHPPYINTASLPQHSPYLKHSLLPQHSPYHHTHPPQHHPRTPTNTPPQTPYHKQLPYLNTHPTQHSPYLNTHLSQHSPYINTHPTLQHYKPYLNTHPTSTLTLPQHSPYLNTHPTSTLTLPQHSPYLNTHPTSTLTLPQHSPLPQHSPYLTPPYLNTPLPHLPTPYLTTLPTLHTYPTPTNTQHPTSTLTLPQHSPYLNTHPTSTLTLPQHSPYLNTTLPQHSPYTSTLALPQHSPYLNTRPTSTLTLPQHSPYINTHPTSTLTLHQHSPYLNTRNITYTSTNITLPNTTYINTHPTSTLVLHQHSPYLNTHPTSTLALHLKPTLTLPYLNTHPSHSNTPLPQHYLPSHSPTQHSPYLKLPSTTPPTSTLTPTSTLPLTSTLALPHTHPYLNTHLPQHSPLPQHSPLPSTSPLPQHSPYLNTRPTSTLTLPQHSPYLNTHPLPQHSPYLNTHPTLNTHPTSNTQLLHSTLAYSTLTLPQHSPYLNTHPTSTLTLPQHSPTSTLTPTSTLALPQHSPYLNTHPTSTLALPQHSPYLNTHPTSTLTLPQHSPYLNTRPTSTLTLPQHSPYINTRLPQHSPTSTLAHLNTHPTSTLPLPQHSPTSTLTLPQHSPTTSNYSTATSTLTLPQHSPYLNITYLNTHLLNTHPTSTLTYIKTHLPNTAYNTTYLNTHLLNTRPTSTLTLPQHSPYLNTHPTSTLALPQHSPYLNTHPTSTLTLPQHSPYINTRPTSTLVLPQHSPYLNTSPLPQHSSYLNTHPTSTLTLPQHSPYLNTHPTSTLALPQHSPTSTLTHLNHLPQPNLNTTLPQHSPYLTLPYITLNITPTHTYLNTRPTSTLTLPQHHP, from the coding sequence ATGGCCTCAAACACTCACCCTACATCAACACTCACCCTAACCTCAACAACTCACCCTACCCTCAACACTCACCCACCCTACATCAACACTGCATCCCTACCTCAACACTCACCCTACCTCAAACACTCGCTCCTACCTCAACACTCACCCTACCATCACACTCACCCACCTCAACACCACCCTCGAACACCTACGAACACACCACCTCAAACACCCTACCACAAACAACTCCCCTACCTCAACACTCACCCTACTCAACACTCACCCTACCTCAACACTCACCTATCTCAACACTCACCCTACATCAACACTCACCCtacactacaacactacaaaCCCTACCTCAACACTCACCCTACCTCAACACTCACCCTACCTCAACACTCACCCTACCTCAACACTCACCCTACCTCAACACTCACCCTACCTCAACACTCACCCTACCTCAACACTCACCCTACCTCAACACTCACCCTACCTCAACACTCGCCCCTACCTCAACACTCACCCTACCTCACACCACCCTACCTCAACACTCCCCTACCTCACCTACCAACACCCTACCTCACCACCCTACCAACACTACACACCTACCCAACACCTACCAACACTCAACACCCTACCTCAACACTCACCCTACCTCAACACTCACCCTACCTCAACACTCACCCTACCTCAACACTCACCCTACCTCAACACTCACCCTACCTCAACACCACCCTACCTCAACACTCACCCTACACCTCAACACTCGCCCTACCTCAACACTCACCCTACCTCAACACTCGCCCTACCTCAACACTCACCCTACCTCAACACTCACCCTACATCAACACTCACCCTACCTCAACACTCACCCTACATCAACACTCACCCTACCTCAACACTCGCAACATCACCTACACATCCACTAACATCACCCTACCCAACACTACCTACATCAACACTCACCCTACCTCAACACTCGTCCTACATCAACACTCACCCTACCTCAACACTCACCCTACCTCAACACTCGCCCTACATCTCAAACCCACTCTCACACTCCCCTACCTCAACACTCACCCCTCACACTCCAACACTCCCCTACCTCAACACTACCTACCCTCACACTCACCTACTCAACACTCGCCCTACCTCAAACTCCCCTCAACAACTCCTCCTACCTCAACACTCACCCCTACATCAACACTCCCCCTAACCTCAACACTCGCCCTACCTCACACTCACCCCTACCTCAACACTCACCTACCTCAACACTCGCCCCTACCTCAACACTCACCCCTACCCTCAACATCGCCCCTACCTCAACACTCACCCTACCTCAACACTCGCCCTACCTCAACACTCACCCTACCTCAACACTCACCCTACCTCAACACTCACCCCCTACCTCAACACTCACCCTACCTCAACACTCACCCTACCCTCAACACTCACCCTACCTCAAACACTCAACTCCTACACTCAACACTCGCCTACTCAACACTCACCCTACCTCAACACTCACCCTACCTCAACACTCACCCTACATCAACACTCACCCTACCTCAACACTCACCTACCTCAACACTCACCCCTACCTCAACACTCGCCCTACCTCAACACTCACCCTACCTCAACACTCACCCTACCTCAACACTCGCCCTACCTCAACACTCACCCTACCTCAACACTCACCCTACCTCAACACTCACCCTACCTCAACACTCACCCTACCTCAACACTCGCCCTACCTCAACACTCACCCTACCTCAACACTCACCCTACATCAACACTCGCCTACCTCAACACTCCCCTACCTCAACACTCGCCCACCTCAACACTCACCCTACCTCAACACTACCACTACCTCAACACTCCCCTACCTCAACACTCACCCTACCTCAACACTCACCCACAACATCAAACTACTCAACAGCCACCTCAACACTCACCCTACCTCAACACTCACCCTACCTCAACATCACCTACCTCAACACTCACCTACTCAACACTCACCCTACCTCAACACTCACCTACATCAAAACTCACCTACCTAACACTGCCTACAACACTACCTACCTCAACACTCACCTACTCAACACTCGCCCTACCTCAACACTAACCCTACCTCAACACTCACCCTACCTCAACACTCACCCTACCTCAACACTCGCCCTACCTCAACACTCGCCCTACCTCAACACTCACCCTACCTCAACACTCACCCTACCTCAACACTCGCCCTACATCAACACTCGTCCTACCTCAACACTCGTCCTACCTCAACACTCACCCTACCTCAACACATCACCCCTACCTCAACACTCGTCCTACCTCAACACTCACCCTACCTCAACACTCACCCTACCTCAACACTCACCCTACCTCAACACCCACCCTACCTCAACACTCGCCCTACCTCAACACTCACCTACCTCAACACTCACCCACCTCAACCACCTACCTCAACCTAACCTAAACACTACCCTACCTCAACACTCACCCTACCTAACACTACCCTACATCACCCTCAACATAACACCTACTCACACCTACCTCAACACTCGCCCTACATCAACACTCACCCTACCTCAACACCACCCTTAA